One genomic window of Capricornis sumatraensis isolate serow.1 chromosome 15, serow.2, whole genome shotgun sequence includes the following:
- the PROCR gene encoding endothelial protein C receptor isoform X3, with protein sequence MLTTLLPLLPLLLPGWALRSQEASDGPWELQMIQVSYFRNPSQVWHRGNATLGGVLTHVLEGPGHNVSIQQLQPLQEPDSWALTKRYLNRYLEEFVGLVQVVHQERGVTFPLIIRCSLGCELPPEGSEARVFFEVAVNGSSFVNFQPKTASWVAEPHAPSRVVTYTVDQLNKYNRTRYELREFLQDTCVQYIQKHITANNLKGGRRRC encoded by the exons ATGTTGACAACACTGCTGCCCCTGCTGCCACTGCTCCTGCCCGGCTGGGCCCTCCGCAGCCAGGAAGCCTCAGATG GCCCGTGGGAGCTCCAAATGATCCAGGTCTCCTACTTCCGCAACCCCTCTCAAGTGTGGCACCGGGGCAACGCGACGCTGGGGGGGGTCCTGACGCACGTGCTGGAAGGCCCAGGCCACAACGTCTCGATCCAACAGCTGCAGCCCTTGCAGGAGCCCGACAGCTGGGCACTCACGAAGAGATACCTGAATCGCTACCTGGAGGAGTTCGTGGGCTTGGTGCAGGTGGTGCACCAGGAGCGGGGCGTGACCT TTCCTCTGATCATTCGCTGCTCCCTGGGCTGCGAGTTGCCTCCTGAGGGCTCGGAAGCCCGTGTCTTCTTCGAAGTGGCTGTGAATGGAAGCTCCTTTGTAAATTTCCAGCCGAAGACAGCCTCATGGGTGGCGGAACCTCATGCACCGTCCAGAGTGGTCACCTACACGGTTGACCAGCTAAACAAGTACAATCGAACTCGGTACGAACTGCGGGAATTTCTACAGGACACCTGTGTGCAATACATACAGAAACACATCACCGCGAACAACTTGAAAG GTGGACGGCGGCGGTGTTGA
- the PROCR gene encoding endothelial protein C receptor isoform X2, with translation MLTTLLPLLPLLLPGWALRSQEASDGESRLQMIQVSYFRNPSQVWHRGNATLGGVLTHVLEGPGHNVSIQQLQPLQEPDSWALTKRYLNRYLEEFVGLVQVVHQERGVTFPLIIRCSLGCELPPEGSEARVFFEVAVNGSSFVNFQPKTASWVAEPHAPSRVVTYTVDQLNKYNRTRYELREFLQDTCVQYIQKHITANNLKGSQTGRSYTSLVLGVLVGCFIVTGVAVGIFLCTGGRRRC, from the exons ATGTTGACAACACTGCTGCCCCTGCTGCCACTGCTCCTGCCCGGCTGGGCCCTCCGCAGCCAGGAAGCCTCAGATGGTGAGTCAAGG CTCCAAATGATCCAGGTCTCCTACTTCCGCAACCCCTCTCAAGTGTGGCACCGGGGCAACGCGACGCTGGGGGGGGTCCTGACGCACGTGCTGGAAGGCCCAGGCCACAACGTCTCGATCCAACAGCTGCAGCCCTTGCAGGAGCCCGACAGCTGGGCACTCACGAAGAGATACCTGAATCGCTACCTGGAGGAGTTCGTGGGCTTGGTGCAGGTGGTGCACCAGGAGCGGGGCGTGACCT TTCCTCTGATCATTCGCTGCTCCCTGGGCTGCGAGTTGCCTCCTGAGGGCTCGGAAGCCCGTGTCTTCTTCGAAGTGGCTGTGAATGGAAGCTCCTTTGTAAATTTCCAGCCGAAGACAGCCTCATGGGTGGCGGAACCTCATGCACCGTCCAGAGTGGTCACCTACACGGTTGACCAGCTAAACAAGTACAATCGAACTCGGTACGAACTGCGGGAATTTCTACAGGACACCTGTGTGCAATACATACAGAAACACATCACCGCGAACAACTTGAAAG GAAGCCAAACAGGCCGTTCCTACACTTCACTGGTCCTGGGCGTCCTGGTGGGCTGTTTCATCGTCACTGGAGTGGCTGTAGGCATCTTCCTGTGCACAGGTGGACGGCGGCGGTGTTGA
- the PROCR gene encoding endothelial protein C receptor isoform X1: MLTTLLPLLPLLLPGWALRSQEASDGPWELQMIQVSYFRNPSQVWHRGNATLGGVLTHVLEGPGHNVSIQQLQPLQEPDSWALTKRYLNRYLEEFVGLVQVVHQERGVTFPLIIRCSLGCELPPEGSEARVFFEVAVNGSSFVNFQPKTASWVAEPHAPSRVVTYTVDQLNKYNRTRYELREFLQDTCVQYIQKHITANNLKGSQTGRSYTSLVLGVLVGCFIVTGVAVGIFLCTGGRRRC; this comes from the exons ATGTTGACAACACTGCTGCCCCTGCTGCCACTGCTCCTGCCCGGCTGGGCCCTCCGCAGCCAGGAAGCCTCAGATG GCCCGTGGGAGCTCCAAATGATCCAGGTCTCCTACTTCCGCAACCCCTCTCAAGTGTGGCACCGGGGCAACGCGACGCTGGGGGGGGTCCTGACGCACGTGCTGGAAGGCCCAGGCCACAACGTCTCGATCCAACAGCTGCAGCCCTTGCAGGAGCCCGACAGCTGGGCACTCACGAAGAGATACCTGAATCGCTACCTGGAGGAGTTCGTGGGCTTGGTGCAGGTGGTGCACCAGGAGCGGGGCGTGACCT TTCCTCTGATCATTCGCTGCTCCCTGGGCTGCGAGTTGCCTCCTGAGGGCTCGGAAGCCCGTGTCTTCTTCGAAGTGGCTGTGAATGGAAGCTCCTTTGTAAATTTCCAGCCGAAGACAGCCTCATGGGTGGCGGAACCTCATGCACCGTCCAGAGTGGTCACCTACACGGTTGACCAGCTAAACAAGTACAATCGAACTCGGTACGAACTGCGGGAATTTCTACAGGACACCTGTGTGCAATACATACAGAAACACATCACCGCGAACAACTTGAAAG GAAGCCAAACAGGCCGTTCCTACACTTCACTGGTCCTGGGCGTCCTGGTGGGCTGTTTCATCGTCACTGGAGTGGCTGTAGGCATCTTCCTGTGCACAGGTGGACGGCGGCGGTGTTGA